One Brassica napus cultivar Da-Ae chromosome A1, Da-Ae, whole genome shotgun sequence genomic region harbors:
- the LOC111211742 gene encoding F-box/LRR-repeat protein At1g48400-like isoform X1: MGDSISSLPDEILGKLLSLVPTKEAASTSVLSKRWRNLLSLVDRLSFDESMVVYPNEEEATKGSQRFCDFVDKTLALLHNSPAIKTFSLCRVAKTMSHNHESARLNRWIWTAMEQGLLELHLYAPASRSTVNIEPRVLRSNTLLKLTISGHYDIDVDSDGEDSDDEDIDESLDVFFPALKSLSLMVALDIESYPRIIHACPVLEELTIRNGDFSDMGPLWGGTVVEHASIKRLVIATHVPHHIDYYLLLEYFQNACQTVRFQAPSLVYLDYSSLVFRKYDVGDLDSLVEARLSLKLWRSTSHYDYDDDYYYDCSGSLCDDDDPSPPIFGDVTCLVAAIRNITTLHLSPDSLEVFHFCCKSMPIFNNLLNLSIESNNQNGWQVMPLLLKSCPNLQTLVFKGLVHKVTNRCGDACACNPQNPSLKNSKKMKKKKKICCLQTCPVKVLEISNYGGCFQEVEQMRHFLGNLKCLETVKVGVDPDNKGNAEFLRANLMNLPKLSSKCTIQLL; encoded by the exons ATGGGGGATTCAATTAGCAGTTTGCCAGATGAGATTCTTGGCAAACTCCTGTCTCTAGTTCCGACAAAAGAGGCTGCTTCCACATCGGTTCTGTCCAAGAGGTGGAGGAATCTTCTGTCTCTTGTAGACAGGCTTAGTTTTGATGAGTCGATGGTTGTCTATCctaacgaagaagaagcaacaaAAGGTTCACAACGCTTCTGTGATTTCGTAGACAAGACACTTGCTCTGCTACACAACTCTCCCGCCATCAAGACATTCTCTCTCTGTCGTGTAGCTAAGACTATGAGTCACAACCACGAATCCGCCCGTCTCAACCGTTGGATTTGGACTGCAATGGAACAAGGTTTATTGGAACTACACTTGTACGCCCCAGCCAGTAGGTCTACTGTTAACATAGAACCTAGGGTACTTAGGAGTAACACACTGCTTAAGCTCACAATCTCCGGTCATTATGATATTGATGTAGATAGTGATGGTGAAGATAGTGATGATGAAGATATTGATGAATCTCTGGATGTGTTTTTCCCCGCCCTCAAATCACTTTCTCTGATGGTTGCGCTTGATATTGAATCCTATCCCCGAATCATCCATGCTTGTCCTGTGCTGGAAGAGTTAACCATACGCAATGGGGACTTTTCAGATATGGGGCCACTTTGGGGGGGTACGGTTGTGGAACATGCATCCATCAAGCGTCTTGTGATTGCTACGCATGTTCCTCATCATATTGACTACTATCTCTTGTTAGAGTATTTCCAAAATGCTTGCCAAACAGTTCGTTTCCAAGCACCAAGTCTCGTCTACCTTGACTATTCTAGTCTTGTCTTTAGAAAGTATGACGTTGGTGATTTGGATTCTCTTGTCGAAGCAAGGCTGAGTCTCAAGTTATGGAGGTCAACTAGTCATTATGATTACGATGATGATTATTATTACGATTGTAGTGGTTCTctttgtgatgatgatgatccaaGCCCGCCTATATTCGGTGATGTTACATGTCTTGTTGCTGCTATAAGAAACATTACCACCCTTCACTTGTCTCCTGATTCCCTTGAG GTGTTTCATTTCTGTTGTAAATCTATGCCTATCTTCAACAACCTTCTTAATTTATCTATCGAGAGTAACAATCAAAATGGCTGGCAAGTAATGCCACTTTTGCTCAAGTCTTGTCCAAATCTACAAACTTTAGTCTTCAAg gGTCTTGTTCACAAAGTAACAAATAGATGTGGAGATGCATGCGCTTGTAACCCTCAGAATCCAAGTCTGAAAAATAGTaagaagatgaaaaagaagaaaaaaatatgttgtcTACAGACATGTCCAGTGAAGGTGCTAGAGATTTCAAACTATGGAGGTTGTTTTCAAGAGGTGGAACAAATGAGACATTTCTTGGGAAATTTGAAATGTCTTGAAACTGTAAAAGTTGGTGTTGATCCGGACAACAAAGGGAATGCTGAGTTCCTGCGAGCTAATCTAATGAATCTTCCCAAACTTTCATCAAAGTGCACTATTCAACTCCTctaa
- the LOC106375691 gene encoding berberine bridge enzyme-like 21, whose product MLTTRPTFVSVGFFLLFLSLPLSSLSQPSVSSSVYDSFLKCLSEKTKTSQSENAKIVFSQTNPSYTSVLRAYIRNARFNKSSTPKPTIIVTPLSYSHVSAAVLCSKPLDFVFKIRSGGHDYDGLSYISEKPFFILDMSNLRKVSVDLADQTAWISAGATLGEVYYHIWEKSKVLGFPAGVCPTVGVGGHLSGGGYGNMLRKFGLSVDHFIDAKMVDVNGAVLDRKAMGEDLFWAISGGGGGSFGVVLGYKVKLVPVPATVTVFRVEQYMADGAVDMVHKWQFVGPKTDKNLFMRMLIQPATRNKVKTVRATVVALFLGKADDVVSLLAKELPELALKKENCREMTWFQSALYWYNYLNATQTDPKVFLDRNLDSSSFGKRKSDYVETEIPRHGIESLFKKMIELGKIGLVFNPYGGRMAEIAEDATPFPHRNMLFKIQYSINWKDSSQELEKRYLKQAKTLHSFMTGFVSKNPRGAYLNYRDIDIGVNDHGENSYKEGEVYGRMYFGKNFDRLVKIKTAVDPDNFFRNEQSIPTLPSKAYYAINEAVHPPILDQYKRKNKAVAQQ is encoded by the coding sequence ATGCTCACTACACGACCAACATTTGTCTCTGTCggtttcttcctcctcttcctctctctacctctctcctctctctctcaaccatCAGTGTCGTCGTCAGTCTACGACTCATTCCTCAAATGTCTCTCGGAGAAGACCAAAACGTCGCAATCCGAAAACGCCAAAATCGTATTCTCTCAGACCAATCCTTCTTACACCTCCGTCCTCCGCGCTTACATCCGCAACGCGAGATTCAACAAATCCTCCACTCCCAAACCAACCATCATCGTCACCCCTCTCTCCTATAGCCACGTCAGCGCCGCCGTCCTCTGCTCGAAGCCTTTGGATTTCGTCTTCAAGATCCGAAGCGGCGGCCACGACTACGATGGTCTCTCTTACATCTCCGAGAAACCCTTTTTCATCCTTGACATGTCGAACCTCCGCAAAGTCTCCGTCGATCTCGCCGATCAAACGGCTTGGATCTCCGCCGGAGCCACTCTCGGCGAGGTTTATTACCATATCTGGGAGAAAAGCAAGGTCCTTGGATTCCCTGCCGGAGTTTGTCCGACGGTTGGTGTCGGAGGTCACCTGAGCGGCGGCGGGTACGGTAACATGCTGAGGAAGTTCGGTTTGTCAGTCGATCACTTCATCGATGCGAAGATGGTTGATGTAAACGGTGCTGTTTTGGACCGGAAAGCGATGGGGGAAGATCTTTTCTGGGCTATCTCTGGCGGCGGAGGAGGAAGCTTTGGCGTCGTTTTGGGTTATAAGGTCAAGCTCGTACCGGTTCCGGCAACCGTGACGGTGTTCCGGGTGGAGCAGTATATGGCTGACGGAGCGGTGGATATGGTTCACAAATGGCAGTTCGTTGGTCCGAAAACCGACAAGAATCTGTTCATGAGGATGCTGATTCAACCGGCGACTAGAAACAAGGTGAAGACGGTGAGGGCCACTGTGGTGGCTCTGTTCTTAGGGAAAGCAGACGACGTCGTTTCCCTCCTTGCTAAGGAGCTTCCTGAGCTAGCTCTAAAGAAAGAGAACTGTAGGGAGATGACTTGGTTCCAGTCTGCTTTATATTGGTACAATTACTTAAACGCTACTCAGACCGATCCTAAAGTGTTTCTTGATCGGAATCTTGACTCCTCCAGCTTTGGTAAGAGGAAGTCTGATTACGTCGAGACCGAGATTCCAAGACACGGGATCGAGTCTCTGTTTAAGAAGATGATTGAGTTGGGGAAGATCGGGCTCGTTTTCAACCCCTACGGTGGAAGAATGGCGGAGATCGCGGAGGACGCGACACCGTTCCCTCACCGGAACATGCTTTTCAAGATTCAGTACTCTATTAACTGGAAAGATTCATCTCAGGAGTTAGAGAAGCGTTACTTGAAACAAGCCAAAACGCTCCACAGTTTCATGACCGGGTTTGTGAGCAAGAACCCTAGAGGTGCTTACTTGAACTACCGTGATATCGATATCGGGGTGAATGATCATGGGGAGAATAGTTATAAGGAAGGAGAGGTGTATGGAAGGATGTATTTTGGTAAAAACTTTGATCGATTAGTGAAGATTAAAACCGCGGTGGATCCGGATAATTTCTTCAGAAATGAACAGAGTATACCTACCTTGCCAAGTAAGGCATATTATGCAATTAATGAGGCTGTACACCCGCCTATCCTGGACCAATATAAGAGGAAGAATAAGGCTGTTGCCCAACAGTGA
- the LOC106373005 gene encoding berberine bridge enzyme-like 19, with translation MLTTRPTFVSVGFFFLFLSLPLSTLSQPSMSSVYDSFLKCLSEKTKTPQSQIAKIVFSQSNPSYTSVLRAYIRNARFNKSSTPKPTIIITPLSESHVSAAVLCSKPLDFVFKIRSGGHDYDGLSYISDKPFFILDLSNLRDVSVDIAEQTAWISAGATLGEVYYHIWEKSKVLGFPAGVCPTVGVGGHLSGAGYGNMLRKFGLTADHFIDAKMVDVNGAVLDRKAMGEDLFWAISGGGGGSFGVVLGYKVKLVPVPATVTVFRVEQLMAAGAVDMVHKWQFVGPKTDKNLFMRMLIQPVTRNKVKTIRATVVALYLGKADDVVSLLSKELPELALKKENCTEMTWFQSALWWDNRVNATQTDPKVFLDRNLDSSSPGKRKSDYVETEIPRSGIVSLFNKMIELGKIGLVFNPYGGRMAEIAEDATPFPHRNMLFKIQYSVNWKESSPELEKGYLNQAKVLHSFMTGFVSKNPRGAYLNYRDVDIGVNDHGEDSYKEGEVYGRMYFGKNFDRLVKIKTAVDPGNFFRNEQSIPTLPIAKRTGVPEQGTAKRWSGAGGATVVASVLLHVI, from the exons ATGCTCACGACACGACCAACATTTGTCTCTGTcggtttcttcttcctctttctctctctacctCTCTCCACTCTCTCTCAACCCTCTATGTCCTCAGTCTACGACTCCTTCCTCAAATGCCTCTCGGAGAAGACAAAAACGCCACAATCCCAAATCGCCAAAATCGTCTTCTCTCAGAGCAATCCTTCTTACACCTCCGTCCTCCGCGCTTACATCCGCAATGCGAGATTCAACAAATCCTCCACTCCCAAACCGACCATCATCATCACTCCTCTCTCCGAGAGCCACGTCAGCGCCGCCGTCCTCTGCTCGAAGCCGTTGGATTTCGTCTTCAAGATCCGAAGCGGCGGCCACGACTACGACGGTCTCTCGTACATCTCCGACAAACCGTTTTTCATCCTCGACCTGTCGAACCTCCGCGACGTCTCCGTCGATATCGCCGAGCAAACGGCTTGGATCTCCGCCGGAGCCACTCTCGGCGAGGTTTATTACCATATCTGGGAGAAAAGCAAGGTCCTTGGATTCCCTGCCGGAGTTTGTCCGACGGTTGGTGTCGGAGGTCACTTGAGCGGCGCCGGGTACGGTAACATGCTGAGGAAGTTCGGATTGACTGCCGATCACTTCATCGACGCGAAGATGGTCGACGTAAACGGCGCCGTTTTGGACCGGAAAGCGATGGGGGAAGATCTTTTCTGGGCTATCTCcggcggcggaggaggaagCTTCGGCGTCGTTTTGGGTTACAAGGTCAAGCTTGTTCCGGTGCCAGCGACCGTGACGGTGTTCCGGGTGGAGCAGTTAATGGCCGCCGGAGCGGTGGACATGGTTCACAAGTGGCAGTTCGTTGGTCCGAAAACCGACAAGAATCTGTTCATGAGGATGCTGATCCAACCGGTGACGAGGAACAAGGTGAAGACGATTAGAGCCACTGTGGTGGCTCTCTACTTAGGAAAAGCAGACGACGTCGTTTCGCTTCTTAGTAAAGAGCTTCCTGAGCTAGCTCTAAAGAAAGAGAACTGTACGGAGATGACTTGGTTCCAGTCTGCTCTATGGTGGGACAATCGCGTCAACGCGACTCAGACCGATCCTAAAGTGTTTCTCGATCGGAATCTCGACTCCTCCAGCCCCGGGAAGAGGAAGTCAGATTACGTCGAGACCGAGATTCCAAGAAGCGGGATCGTGTCTCTGTTCAATAAGATGATTGAGTTAGGGAAGATCGGGCTCGTTTTCAACCCTTACGGTGGAAGAATGGCGGAGATAGCGGAAGACGCGACACCGTTCCCACACAGGAACATGCTTTTCAAGATTCAGTACTCTGTGAACTGGAAAGAATCGTCTCCGGAGTTGGAGAAGGGTTACTTGAACCAAGCCAAAGTGCTTCACAGTTTCATGACGGGTTTTGTGAGCAAGAATCCTAGAGGTGCTTACTTGAACTACCGTGATGTCGATATCGGGGTGAATGATCATGGGGAGGATAGTTATAAGGAAGGAGAGGTGTATGGAAGGATGTATTTTGGTAAAAACTTTGATCGGTTAGTGAAGATCAAAACCGCGGTGGATCCGGGGAATTTCTTCAGGAATGAACAGAGTATACCTACCTTGCCAA TTGCGAAGAGAACAGGGGTGCCTGAGCAGGGGACGGCGAAACGGTGGTCAGGGGCAGGAGGAGCCACGGTAGTTGCATCGGTGCTTTTACACGTCATCTAg
- the LOC125577939 gene encoding berberine bridge enzyme-like 18: MKLKSFLSSILLSFTTIFLLLSLPRSVSANQSNHTGFLQCLSLRLNDSNIVSKVIHTPNDSSFSSVLSLSIQNPRFSTPGTPKPVLILTPVQPSHVQSAVKCARRFGIHIRTRSGGHDYEGLSYATHKPFVILDLTNLRSITIDVDNRSVWVQTGATIGELYYELGKKNKTLAFPAGVCPTVGVGGHFSGGGYGTLLRKHGLAADHVIDARVVDARGRVLERREMGEDFFWAIRGGGGSSFCVVLSWKIGLVDVPSTVTVFNVTEFEEQSALKIIHRWQFVSDKVSDDLFVRVMLQRYKNMVRASFPGLYLGSVKSLLELVNREFPELGLEEKDCQEMSWIESVVWFAELGDVPIDALGKRTRASLAFKAKSDFVQEPIPETAISNMWRRLQEPEAERAQLIFTPFGGRMSEVGEYETPFPHREGNMYEIQYLNYWRGGEEKEKYMWWVERVYDEMSEFVARSPRGAYINLRDLDLGIYVGGKRSKYEEGKSWGVKYFKNNFERLVRVKTSVDPFDFFCDEQSIPPFSSVEVM; encoded by the coding sequence ATGAAACTCAAAAGCTTCCTTAGCTCTATACTACTCTCCTTCACTACCATTTTCTTACTTCTATCACTTCCTCGTTCGGTTTCAGCTAACCAATCCAACCACACCGGTTTTCTCCAATGTCTATCTCTCCGGTTAAACGACTCCAACATCGTCTCAAAAGTCATACACACACCAAACgactcttctttctcctccGTCTTATCCTTATCCATACAAAACCCGAGATTCTCCACCCCCGGTACACCTAAACCGGTTTTAATCCTAACTCCGGTTCAACCTTCACATGTTCAGTCAGCGGTTAAATGCGCACGCCGGTTCGGTATCCACATCAGAACCCGAAGCGGAGGACACGACTACGAAGGCCTATCTTACGCCACCCACAAGCCCTTCGTAATCCTCGACTTAACCAACCTCCGGTCCATCACAATCGACGTCGATAACCGGTCGGTTTGGGTCCAAACCGGAGCCACGATCGGTGAACTATACTACGAGCTCggtaaaaagaataaaactttAGCGTTCCCCGCCGGAGTTTGCCCCACCGTCGGCGTAGGAGGACACTTCAGCGGCGGAGGGTACGGTACTCTCCTGAGAAAACACGGCTTAGCCGCCGATCACGTGATAGACGCGCGTGTGGTCGACGCGCGAGGGAGAGTTCTTGAGAGGCGGGAGATGGGTGAAGACTTCTTCTGGGCGATACGTGGAGGCGGTGGGTCGAGCTTCTGCGTCGTGCTCTCGTGGAAGATCGGTTTAGTCGATGTTCCGTCGACGGTAACGGTCTTTAACGTCACGGAGTTTGAAGAACAGAGCGCTTTGAAGATTATCCACCGTTGGCAGTTTGTTTCAGACAAAGTCTCTGATGACTTGTTCGTGAGAGTTATGCTGCAGAGGTACAAGAACATGGTTCGAGCTTCGTTTCCCGGTTTGTATCTCGGTTCGGTTAAGAGTTTGTTGGAGTTAGTAAACCGGGAGTTTCCTGAACTCGGTTTGGAGGAAAAAGATTGTCAAGAGATGAGCTGGATCGAGTCTGTGGTTTGGTTCGCTGAGTTAGGTGACGTACCGATCGATGCTCTTGGTAAACGCACACGTGCGTCTTTAGCTTTCAAGGCTAAGTCAGACTTCGTTCAAGAGCCAATACCGGAGACTGCGATTTCAAACATGTGGAGAAGGTTGCAAGAGCCTGAAGCAGAGCGTGCGCAGCTGATCTTCACACCGTTCGGTGGTAGAATGAGTGAGGTTGGAGAGTACGAGACGCCGTTTCCTCACCGTGAAGGGAACATGTACGAGATCCAGTACTTGAATTACTGGAGAGGAggagaggagaaagagaagtATATGTGGTGGGTGGAGAGAGTTTACGACGAGATGAGTGAGTTTGTGGCGAGGTCTCCGAGGGGGGCTTATATAAATCTAAGGGATCTTGATTTGGGGATTTACGTTGGTGGTAAGAGGAGTAAGTACGAGGAAGGGAAGAGTTGGGGAGTGAAGTATTTTAAGAATAATTTCGAGAGGTTGGTTAGAGTTAAGACGAGTGTTGATCCTTTTGATTTCTTCTGTGATGAACAGAGCATTCCTCCTTTTAGTTCCGTTGAAGTTATGTGA
- the LOC111211742 gene encoding F-box/LRR-repeat protein At1g48400-like isoform X2 — translation MGDSISSLPDEILGKLLSLVPTKEAASTSVLSKRWRNLLSLVDRLSFDESMVVYPNEEEATKGSQRFCDFVDKTLALLHNSPAIKTFSLCRVAKTMSHNHESARLNRWIWTAMEQGLLELHLYAPANSDGEDSDDEDIDESLDVFFPALKSLSLMVALDIESYPRIIHACPVLEELTIRNGDFSDMGPLWGGTVVEHASIKRLVIATHVPHHIDYYLLLEYFQNACQTVRFQAPSLVYLDYSSLVFRKYDVGDLDSLVEARLSLKLWRSTSHYDYDDDYYYDCSGSLCDDDDPSPPIFGDVTCLVAAIRNITTLHLSPDSLEVFHFCCKSMPIFNNLLNLSIESNNQNGWQVMPLLLKSCPNLQTLVFKGLVHKVTNRCGDACACNPQNPSLKNSKKMKKKKKICCLQTCPVKVLEISNYGGCFQEVEQMRHFLGNLKCLETVKVGVDPDNKGNAEFLRANLMNLPKLSSKCTIQLL, via the exons ATGGGGGATTCAATTAGCAGTTTGCCAGATGAGATTCTTGGCAAACTCCTGTCTCTAGTTCCGACAAAAGAGGCTGCTTCCACATCGGTTCTGTCCAAGAGGTGGAGGAATCTTCTGTCTCTTGTAGACAGGCTTAGTTTTGATGAGTCGATGGTTGTCTATCctaacgaagaagaagcaacaaAAGGTTCACAACGCTTCTGTGATTTCGTAGACAAGACACTTGCTCTGCTACACAACTCTCCCGCCATCAAGACATTCTCTCTCTGTCGTGTAGCTAAGACTATGAGTCACAACCACGAATCCGCCCGTCTCAACCGTTGGATTTGGACTGCAATGGAACAAGGTTTATTGGAACTACACTTGTACGCCCCAGCCA ATAGTGATGGTGAAGATAGTGATGATGAAGATATTGATGAATCTCTGGATGTGTTTTTCCCCGCCCTCAAATCACTTTCTCTGATGGTTGCGCTTGATATTGAATCCTATCCCCGAATCATCCATGCTTGTCCTGTGCTGGAAGAGTTAACCATACGCAATGGGGACTTTTCAGATATGGGGCCACTTTGGGGGGGTACGGTTGTGGAACATGCATCCATCAAGCGTCTTGTGATTGCTACGCATGTTCCTCATCATATTGACTACTATCTCTTGTTAGAGTATTTCCAAAATGCTTGCCAAACAGTTCGTTTCCAAGCACCAAGTCTCGTCTACCTTGACTATTCTAGTCTTGTCTTTAGAAAGTATGACGTTGGTGATTTGGATTCTCTTGTCGAAGCAAGGCTGAGTCTCAAGTTATGGAGGTCAACTAGTCATTATGATTACGATGATGATTATTATTACGATTGTAGTGGTTCTctttgtgatgatgatgatccaaGCCCGCCTATATTCGGTGATGTTACATGTCTTGTTGCTGCTATAAGAAACATTACCACCCTTCACTTGTCTCCTGATTCCCTTGAG GTGTTTCATTTCTGTTGTAAATCTATGCCTATCTTCAACAACCTTCTTAATTTATCTATCGAGAGTAACAATCAAAATGGCTGGCAAGTAATGCCACTTTTGCTCAAGTCTTGTCCAAATCTACAAACTTTAGTCTTCAAg gGTCTTGTTCACAAAGTAACAAATAGATGTGGAGATGCATGCGCTTGTAACCCTCAGAATCCAAGTCTGAAAAATAGTaagaagatgaaaaagaagaaaaaaatatgttgtcTACAGACATGTCCAGTGAAGGTGCTAGAGATTTCAAACTATGGAGGTTGTTTTCAAGAGGTGGAACAAATGAGACATTTCTTGGGAAATTTGAAATGTCTTGAAACTGTAAAAGTTGGTGTTGATCCGGACAACAAAGGGAATGCTGAGTTCCTGCGAGCTAATCTAATGAATCTTCCCAAACTTTCATCAAAGTGCACTATTCAACTCCTctaa